A window of Methanofollis sp. genomic DNA:
CAGGGGTACCGGCGATGGTGAAGGCGTCGATCTCGGCGTCGCTGACGAGGCCACCGACGGCCTTGAAGTCGAAGCGTCCGAGGGCGTCCTTGATCTTGGCGACGTTGCTCAGGTCGAGTCCGTGGCGCTGGAGGAGTGCCGGCGGGGAGCCCGCGGCGATGAAGGCAGCGACGATCTTGGCGGCGTTGCGGGCCTTCTTCTCGTTCTGGTCAATGGACATGGCGGTGTACGCACCGACATCGTGCTTCTTCCGGCCTGCGGCTTCCTGGGCCTTCTTGATGATCGGGATGGCGATCTCGAAGTCCTTCGGGTTGGAGGCGTTGATCAGGGAGCCTTCACCGATCTCACCGGCGAGCTCGAGCATCTTCGGGCCCTGGGCGCCGACGTAGACGGGGATGCCCTTCTTGCCGGGGAGCTGGACGCCGGTGAGCTTCGCACCGTCGTAGTCGAAGAACTCCATGTCGCCGGTCTTCTTGATCTCTTCACCGCTGCAGAGGCGGCGGATCTGGGTGATACCTTCCCTCAGGCGAGCGACGGGCTTCCCACCCGCAATCGCAAGCTTCGGAAGGGTCGAGAGGTCGCCGGGGCCGATACCGAGGACTGCACGGCCGTCGGAGATCTCGTCCAGCGTGCACATGAAGGACGCAATGGCCGCCGGGGTGTCGGTGAAGGTGTTCATGATACCCGGGCCCATCTTGATCGAGTCGGTGTTCGCTGCGATCATGGCAAGGGTCGGGTAGCAGTGACGGTTGTTATAGTGGTTGGTGATCCACGCGTAGTCGATGTCCTTGGACTCGGCAAGCTTGACGTAGTTCACGACCTGCTTGACGTTAATGTTGCCTGGCACAAATTCAATTCCATAACTCAAGGCATTTCACCTCAGAGAGAGTAGTTATCGCACAAAGATAAAAGTATTATCATTTGCCCTGAGAAGAGAGAGAAATAAACGCTTCTTACTTGAGATTGGAGTATCAAACGGATATAGTGCCTCAAGTGTTTCCCTATCGCGGAGGAGCGGGCGAAACGCTAAAAGAGAAGTATTTATGATCATCAGCACAAATACCCAAGAGAGTACGCAACCGGAACCCGGTCGCCGTCCGCGAATGATCCGGGGGCACGCACCAGGCATCCATTCTTTTTCCAGAAAGGTGCGATGCAGAGGGGGGGAAAACGTGTTCCCGGTATGCGGGTCAGGCACAGGGCAGACCGACCGGTGATGGAGGGTGCCGCCCGCCCGAAACGGGGTGGAGAGAGAATACATGCGGGTCTTGGCAATAGGACTGGGGGGTGCAGGCAGCAGGATCGTGGACAGGCTCTACGATCACGACCGGAGGAGCAAGGTCCTCTGCATGAACGCACTCGTGATCGATTACGACTCCAATACGCTTATCCAGCTTGAGCACCTTCCCGAGGAGTCCAAGTTATTCTTCCCGCCGATTGATCCGTCCTTCACCTTCGATGTCGAGACGGTCGTCGATATCGAAGAGGTGATGACCTGCATCCAGAAGGTGGACACCGTCGAGATCGACGCTATCATGGTGATCACGGGCCTCGGGGGGACAATGATCGATACCCTCCCCCAGATCATCCCGCAGTTGCGCCAGTCCTTCGTCGAGCCGATATTTGCTGTGGTCACCCTGCCGTGCAGGGATGAGGGAATAAAACGGGCCGCCAAGGCCGCAGACGACCTGGAGATGATCTCCGGGCTCGTGGACGGCACGATCGTCTTCGACAACGAAACCTGGGCGGGACGGGTCCGCTCCGGGGATGAACCGGGCCGGACCGGGTTGTCATCGAAGATTGCAGGACGGAGGGGCTCCTTCATGAACCCCCGCAGGATGTACTCCCTGCTGAACGACGAGGTCGCCCGGAGGATCGGGCTCCTCCTGCGTGCAGGGGAGTTCAATGAAACAGGCCTCGATGTGGGCGAACTCGTCCTCGACGCCGGGGAGGTGCTCAACACTCTCAGTGGTATGGGGATCGTGGCCGTCGGCTACGCTGCCGAACGTCTCCCCCCGGGCCCTCTCGAATTTCTGACACGGTGGAGCTCGGCCCGCAATTATATGGAGGGGTCGAAGAAGCGGGCGGCACGGATCGTCTCCCTCGCAAAGAAGGCGGTATATGAGGAAATATCCGTGCCGTGCGACCTTACGAGTGCCGAAAAGGCGCTGGTCCTCATTGCCGGGCCTGACAGAGAGTTGAGCATCAGGGGATTTGTCACGGTCAGGAAGTGGATCGACCGGAGCATCGCCGGCCTTGAGATGC
This region includes:
- a CDS encoding 5,10-methylenetetrahydromethanopterin reductase, giving the protein MSYGIEFVPGNINVKQVVNYVKLAESKDIDYAWITNHYNNRHCYPTLAMIAANTDSIKMGPGIMNTFTDTPAAIASFMCTLDEISDGRAVLGIGPGDLSTLPKLAIAGGKPVARLREGITQIRRLCSGEEIKKTGDMEFFDYDGAKLTGVQLPGKKGIPVYVGAQGPKMLELAGEIGEGSLINASNPKDFEIAIPIIKKAQEAAGRKKHDVGAYTAMSIDQNEKKARNAAKIVAAFIAAGSPPALLQRHGLDLSNVAKIKDALGRFDFKAVGGLVSDAEIDAFTIAGTPDMVRQKCDDLKAAGVTQIIFGSPLGPDMTNSIRLLGKYVV
- a CDS encoding tubulin/FtsZ family protein, which gives rise to MRVLAIGLGGAGSRIVDRLYDHDRRSKVLCMNALVIDYDSNTLIQLEHLPEESKLFFPPIDPSFTFDVETVVDIEEVMTCIQKVDTVEIDAIMVITGLGGTMIDTLPQIIPQLRQSFVEPIFAVVTLPCRDEGIKRAAKAADDLEMISGLVDGTIVFDNETWAGRVRSGDEPGRTGLSSKIAGRRGSFMNPRRMYSLLNDEVARRIGLLLRAGEFNETGLDVGELVLDAGEVLNTLSGMGIVAVGYAAERLPPGPLEFLTRWSSARNYMEGSKKRAARIVSLAKKAVYEEISVPCDLTSAEKALVLIAGPDRELSIRGFVTVRKWIDRSIAGLEMRSGDYPIKNTRFVGIIIVLSGVQNVPRIDELKVHREEYRQELEEEAAREAAVEARGQRPADFDEDAEAEAAFFTGYSGRDPLAPGGGGMEMTEEKDDMIAIAGQKRKKEREDGKLRIHLSSDHLKKTGDDEGAVVVPGAKKQTPGDMTRMTSVGLPQAPKDSALGIGGQFSAVKKPKEIEETGFRVEAIPAAKDDVLSGEKVSLKWVVKKAKDDLLGNDAVLLNDPGTRPIDDVLRGGMHLAPKQKPKEIEPGRGKITGLETKKQEEEEEEESQDSIEWIR